In Oryzias latipes chromosome 10, ASM223467v1, the genomic window GTGTTGAGCTGAATCTGCAGGTTTCTGTTGGGGTTCTTGTAATCATCCGAGTCGCTGCGTctcatgcagcagcagctgccgcTGCTTCTGCTGTTCCTCATGCATTTCACCGCTAAGATGACAAAAGTCAGCAGAGACAGCACGGACACCGAGGCCAGAGACAGAATCAAATAAAGGGTGATTCTGCCCGTTTTCTTGCTGGGCTCGGACGCTTTGTGGTGTCGCAGCTCTGAGATGGGCTCGTGGAGAGCGTCCTCCAGCAGGATGGACACCGTGACGGTGGCGGATTGGAGCGGCTCTCCGTCGTCTTTGATCTCTAGGATCAGCCTCTGAGAGGAGTCGTCCTGCTCGGACACAGCGCGTTTAGTCCTCACCTCTCCTGTGTACAGACTGACGGTGAACAGAGAGGCGTCTGTGGCCTCCGCCAGTCTGTAGGAGATCCAGGCGTTATGGCCCGAGTCAGCGTCCACCGCCGTCACCTTGGTAACCAGGTGACCCGCTTTGGCGGAGCGGGGCATCCTCTGATGAGAGAGGGAGCCCAGAGCAGCGGAGGAGGGGTAAATGACAGCGGGGGCGTTATCGTTCTGGTCCAGGATAAAGACGTGGACAGTAGCGTTGCTGCTGAGAGAAGGAGAGCCCTGGTCCTTTGCCTGAACGTGGATCTCAAACACCTTCAGCTTCTCATAGTCAAACGAGTGCATGCTGTAGATGCTGCCGTTCTCTGAGTTCATGTAAACATAGGAGGACACGGACACGTCCTGGACTTTCGAGTCCAGAATGGAGTAAGAGATCTTTGCGTTTTCACCTGAATCCAGGTCAGACGCGGATACTGAGAACAGAATAGAACCCGGAACTCCGTTCTCCTTTAAATACACGTTATAAGACCGCTGCGTAAAAACTGGAGGATTGTCATTAACGTCAGTGACGCTGACAGATACAATTCTTTTACAAGACAGCGGGGGAGATCCAGAGTCAGTAGCGGTTATTTCCACATGATAATCTGATATTTTTTCTCTGTCTAAAGGACCACTAGTTATTAGTgcataattattaaaaaacgATGACTTTAATTTAAAAGGAGAACCTTTTGATATTTGTAAATGCACTTTACTGTTATTACCAGAGTCTGCATCGCGCACATTAAGTAACGCCACCACAGTGCCTCCCGGTGCGTCCTCGCGCACTGGCTGTGGTTCAGAAGTCAGAACGATTTCTGGTTTATTGTCATTTACGTCAACAACATCTATCTGGAGGCGGCAGTGACTCTCCATTTCTGGACTCCCTTTATCTTTTGCAGTAATTTCGACTTTGTAGGACGTCTCTCTTTCGTAATCTAAATCGcctattaaaataatttctccGCTCAGAGCTTTAATCTCAAATAATGTTAACACGGAATCAGGTGTCCGCGCGCCGAAAGAAAACCGAATTTCTCCATTTGGTCCCTCATCGGCGTCACTCGCAGCTATTTTGATTACAAACGAACCTTTTGCCGTATTTTCAAGTAAAGAAACGCGATATGAACTCTTTTCAAACACTGGGAAGTTATCATTGTTATCAAGCACAGTTACAGTTATTGTAGAGGTACCGGATTTCATGGGGTTTCCTCCATCTAACGCAGTGAGACGGAGCTGATGAACAGCTTTTATTTCTCGATCAAGCGGTTTCTCCAACACCAACTCTGGGACTGTTTTTCCGTCCTCGAcctctttcatttttaacacaaaGAAGTCATTCTTTGTCAAAGTGTAGGATTTTACTGAATTTACGCCGACATCCGAGTCCTCTGCGCTTTCTAATGGAAATCGAGTTCCCACAGCAGCCGATTCTGAAATTTTTAAAGATAATACTTCTGTAAGAAATTTGGGAGGATTGTCATTAATATCTTGAATTTCAACCTCAAGGCGATGTAAACTCAGAGGTTTTTCAAGAACTAACTGTAAAGGCAACACACAGCTGGCGCTTTGTCCGCATAAAGCCTCTCTGTCTATTCTGTCGTTCACCAGCAGCTCTCCTCTCCCCGCATCCACGCTAAAATATTGCTCACCAGACTCAGCAGCAACGCGTAGCGCACGCTCAGAGATCTCGGTTAACGTCAATCCCAGATCTTTCGCGAGGTTTCCAACCACGGATCCGTGTTTTACTTCCTCTGGGATGCTGTATCGAGTCTGTGCGGCTATTGTACTCCACAGGAGAAAGAAATGATGCCACCAGAACGCCTGCCTTCCCCAGGCTCGGTATCCTATTGTCTTTGTCATCCCAGTGCCGCTACAATTATTATCCAGCAAGGCAATCACATTGATATTTCCCATCCATAGTCACGAAGCattctttcaaagtaaaatccaGTGTCAGGTCATGTTAAATGGGTTTCCCCTTTGTGTTCTCTGTAAATGTATGAAGATCATCGCATCTCCTCATCCAGCTCTTTGCAGTTGAAGCATTTGTGAGGCGGGGGCTGCATGAGGGGGGAGGGACTAGATCTCTTTGTACAGATCTGCTTCTCATTGGTGCACAAAAATCATCCCTCACATCCActgagagaggagagagcgcttTAATGTGCGGCAGTCTCCACAGTACCGTTTCAGTGCGTCAGAGCCATTTATAAGTTGGTTTTCcaccaaaacatgattttttaattctaattatcataattagattaaaaaatagatctgtgttataaatgttttaattttaggTCCAAATGCATATGGGAAATGGAGTATTTGGTTAAATTATATTAACAACAATGGATCGAATttgtctgtgcttttccagacgcccaaagtgcttacaatgtgtccatttttcCTTCACTCGTCATTCATATTTGAAAATGGTAAGCTAGTGAAGTAGCCAGCTGCCCcagggcagactgacagaggtgtgccAGTaggcgcctacggcccctctaaGCATCACCATGAACTTTCTTTACaaaccagtggagccacactggaggcagggtgggtgaagtgtcttgcccaaggacactggaGGGGAATGAGGATCGAAAAGCCGCCCCTTGATCATCGGCCGATCTGCTCAGGTCCGCCGGTGGCTCAATGGTCTGTACTGTTTCAATGAGGTCCTGTTACAACAATTTTTTCAAGATTCGTTGTCCAGAAAAGTGGTGCTGAAATCTGATGTGATGTAAAAGTAGTAAAGAAACTACACTTTTGAAACCCAGCAGGGCTACATGATCCTCAACTTAACATCCACGTAGGTGTGTTATTCAGCAATTAAGTGATTGCAAATCCAGCATTACCATATTTTTGATTATTATAATGGATCTTTAGCTAAatagttttcaataaaaactaTGGATAAAAATATATCACCATGGAAATCCGGTtttattagaaattaaaaaagagaaaaccaaaaatcaaaaaaatgtaaggaaagaaaataaagtaaatccTAAAGTATTTTGTCTTTCTATTACCATGacacaattttaaaacattttccacagaTACACACGTAATACACTGCGTTAGCTATGCAGTATTAGTTGTGGCTCACCTGTTGACTCTCAAATGTCCAGGTGCTGTCAGGTAAAGAGGCATCCAGCACACTGATGACCTCCTTAAAGTCTGTGGTGCTGCTGGGTTTAATCAGAGTGAAATCACTGTACTCTGACATGGGAGACATGCAGGACCTGAAGGACTGACTCTGAGACATCATGTCTCCTCCCAGGACCTCCACGTACTTGATAGGTCCATCGGTGTTAAGCTGAATCTGCAGGTTTCTGTTGGGGTTCTTGTAATCATCCGAGTCGCTGCGTctcatgcagcagcagctgccgcTGCTTCTGCTGTTCCTCATGCATTTCACTGCTAAGATGACAAAAGTCAGCAGAGACAGCACGGACACCGAGGCCAGAGACAGAATCAAATAAAGGGTGATTCTGCCCGTTTTCTTGCTTGGCTCGGACGCTTTGTGGTGTCGCAGCTCTGAGATGGGCTCGTGGAGAGCGTCCTCCAGCAGGATGGACACCGTGACGGTGGCGGATTGGAGCGGCTCTCCGTCGTCTTTGATCTCTAGGATCAGCCTCTGAGAGGAGTCGTCCTGCTCGGACACAGCGCGTTTAGTCCTCACTTCTCCTGTGTACAGACTGACGGTGAACAGAGAGGCGTCTGTGGCCTCCGCCAGTCTGTAGGAGATCCAGGCGTTATGACCCGAGTCAGCGTCCACCGCCGTCACCTTGGTAACCAGGTGACCCGCTTTGGCGGAGCGGGGCATCCTCTGATGAGAGAGGGAGCCCAGAGCAGCGGAGGAGGGGTAAATGACGGCGGGGGCGTTATCGTTCTGGTCCAGGATAAAGACGTGGACAGTAGCGTTGCTGCTGAGAGAAGGAGAGCCCTGGTCCTTTGCCTGAACGTGGATCTCAAACACCTTCAGCTTCTCATAGTCAAACGAGTGCATGCTGTAGATGCTGCCGTTCTCTGAGTTCATGTAAACATAGGAGGACACGGACACGTCCTGGACTTTCGAGTCCAGAATGGAGTAAGAGATCTTTGCGTTTTCACCTGAATCCAGGTCAGACGCAGATACTGAGAACAGAATAGAACCCGGAACTTCGTTCTCCTTTAAATACACGTTATAAGACCTCTGCGTAAAAACTGGAGGATTGTCATTCACATCAGTGATGCTGacaggaatcttttttttacttgaaaggGGCGGAATACCTGAATCAGTTGCTGTTATCTCGATATTGTATTCAGAGATCTTCTCTCGGTCGAGAACACCGTTCGTAACGAGCGCGTAATTTTGCGAGAAAGACGGTTTCAGGGCAAAGTTGGAGTTCTTCTGGACTGCCAATGTGACTTTTCCGTTTTCACCAGAGTCCAGGTCTCGCACACTGAGCAGGGCTATAACAGTTCCATTAGATGAATCCTCTCGTACTGGCTTTGGATGTGAGGTGAAAATTATTTCTGGTGAATTATCGTTCACATCCAAAATGTCCACGTGCACAGTACAATGCCCCTCCATTCTCGGGGTGCCTTTATCTTTAGCACTAACATCCAACTCATAATTAACAGCTGTTTCGAAGTCTAACCTTCCCTTTAGAAACACGGTTCCTGATACGGAATCAAtggtaaaaacagaaagaacGGCCTCCGGTGTGCGCGCTCCAAATGAATATTCTATTTCTCCGTTTTGACCGTCATCTGCGTCTGTCGCTTTTGTTTGCACTATTAATTCACCCTTTTCAGCATTTTCACTTACTGACACTTTATATGAGGTTTTCTCAAATACTGGGACATTATCATTATTGTCTAAAACTGTGACGATTATTTGAACTGTTCCCGATTTCACCGGGTTTCCACCATCTTGAGCTGTCAGAATCAGCTTGTGAAcggcttttttctctctgtctaAAACTTTTGCTAAAATCAGTTCAGGGACTTTCCTTTCGCCAGCAACATCTTTTACTCTAACGCTGAAGCTATCGTCTTTACTGAGACTGTAGGACTTCAATGAGTTACTGCCGACATCTAAATCGACGGCGCTTTCTAAAGGAAACCGAACACCCACCACTGTGGACTCTGCAATTTCCAAATTGATTTGATTGGACGGAAACCTGGGCGGATTATCGTTTATGTCTAAAATTTCTACTTCAACGCGAAAAAGCTGCAGTGGATCTTCAATGACAACCTGCAAAGGCAACACACAGCTGGCACTTTGTCCGCATAAATCCTCTCTGTCTATTCTGTCGTTCACCAGCAGCTCTCCTCTCCCCGCATCCACGCTGAAATACTGCTCACCGGCCTCAGAGGCGACGCGTAATTTTCGCTCGAAAATCTCAGAGAGTCCTAAACCTAAATCTCTGGCGAGATTTCCTACCACAGAGCCCTGCTTGAGCTCCTCCTGGATGCTGTACCGAGTCTGCCCGTTTGTTGTACtccacaaaaggaaaaaatgatgCCACCAAAGGGCTTGCCATCTCCAGTGTACATATCCTTTTCTCTTTGTCATCCTTTATCGGCTACAACACACGGATCCAAGTCGACAGTGTGCGTAGAAGAGTCTAAAATCCATCATTAATTGAGCAATTTCCAAAACGCCATTGTTCGCCAAGCattaaaatagaacaaaaaacaatgtttattgTAATCCAAAACACAGCTCATCGCTCCCTCTGTCCTCCAGCTCTTTGCAGTGTGACTGATAACAACGCAGAGGCTGGATGGGGGGCAGGGACTAGATTGCTTTGTACAATTCTCTCTCTTATTGGCGCAGAGCTCACTGCTATTCTGTCCAATGAGGGTTGTAGCTTCAGCAGACGCTCTTCATTCTCCTTCCGTTTGGCCAACTAAGGAGTTTAATGTTATCACTGACTGTTTAGGAAAAATAAGAAAGTGGCATTAAAAGATAAGGTTTGAAATAAAAGAGTTGACTTGgttataaatgaatgaaagtctTATAATTTTCTTCGATTTTGAAAGtttactttgattttaaaataagttaataaaaaaacgcaaacacacaaaaaaatatggaatcatgttataaataaatatttattctgaCAGGCGTCTTTAAATAATCTCGTCATATTGccgtttctctttttttcctatgCTATCGGTTTTCTTGGGTATTTCCGTTTCAATATCCTGTCAGTTTTTGGCCGTAGATTTTAAAGACAGAACTGACCTGTCCACTTTAACTTAATGTTTTGTTAAGAACTTGCGTGATTCAGAAAGGTCGTTTCCGTCACGTTCCACCGAATTAACGGCGGCTACCGGTAACAGTGCAACACATCACAGTTAGGTTTGTTCTTTACCTTTGATTTCTaaggtgtaaaaaaaagttaattatgTATAAATAGTACATACTAATTTAAATACGCATCATTTGTGCAGGGCcgaaattttaaaatgatttgttcAGAATTTATAGATGGGATTGTCATTGTCCCATACTTTTTCattcttattattttattatttaaaaaaaaaaaattaattaagttATAGTTAtaaatagttttcttttcaaatacgCTCAAATGCGTAATTTCGGTTATTTTTAGATGGAGCAACAGGACATATTTTTACACTAAACCAGTgcgcaaaaaataaacaaatcacaCAACAAATATTTCAGTTCAGTAATAAATATaagattttttcctttttttttacaatcttataatcgactctaggttgacatcatgaaatgagCGGTTCCCACGAGGAGcgagtcatcttacttccgggttgtacaagaactcaggaaaataataaatatttagtttaaaaaatcgTTAGTTTGTgtaccaaaggtaatatattatcactGACACGATAGAGGGATAATGAATGGCATATAGACCTTTTCAGGctttaaacaggaaaaaagaaaaaaatacacacaagaaagtttttttatgCTCACCTGTTGACTCTCAAAGGTCCATGTGCTGTCAGGTAAAGAGGCATCCAGCACACTGATGACCTCCTTAAAGTCTGTGGTGCTGCTGGGTTTAATCAGAGTGAAATCACTGTACTCTGACATGGGAGACATGCAGGACCTGAAGGACTGACTCTGAGACATCATGTCTCCTCCCAGGACCTCCACGTACTTGATAGGTCCATCGGTGTTGAGCTGAATCTGCAGGTTTCTGTTGGGGTTCTTGTAATCATCCGAGTCG contains:
- the LOC111947994 gene encoding protocadherin gamma-C5-like — translated: MGNINVIALLDNNCSGTGMTKTIGYRAWGRQAFWWHHFFLLWSTIAAQTRYSIPEEVKHGSVVGNLAKDLGLTLTEISERALRVAAESGEQYFSVDAGRGELLVNDRIDREALCGQSASCVLPLQLVLEKPLSLHRLEVEIQDINDNPPKFLTEVLSLKISESAAVGTRFPLESAEDSDVGVNSVKSYTLTKNDFFVLKMKEVEDGKTVPELVLEKPLDREIKAVHQLRLTALDGGNPMKSGTSTITVTVLDNNDNFPVFEKSSYRVSLLENTAKGSFVIKIAASDADEGPNGEIRFSFGARTPDSVLTLFEIKALSGEIILIGDLDYERETSYKVEITAKDKGSPEMESHCRLQIDVVDVNDNKPEIVLTSEPQPVREDAPGGTVVALLNVRDADSGNNSKVHLQISKGSPFKLKSSFFNNYALITSGPLDREKISDYHVEITATDSGSPPLSCKRIVSVSVTDVNDNPPVFTQRSYNVYLKENGVPGSILFSVSASDLDSGENAKISYSILDSKVQDVSVSSYVYMNSENGSIYSMHSFDYEKLKVFEIHVQAKDQGSPSLSSNATVHVFILDQNDNAPAVIYPSSAALGSLSHQRMPRSAKAGHLVTKVTAVDADSGHNAWISYRLAEATDASLFTVSLYTGEVRTKRAVSEQDDSSQRLILEIKDDGEPLQSATVTVSILLEDALHEPISELRHHKASEPSKKTGRITLYLILSLASVSVLSLLTFVILAVKCMRNSRSSGSCCCMRRSDSDDYKNPNRNLQIQLNTDGPIKYVEVLGGDMMSQSQSFRSCMSPMSEYSDFTLIKPSSTTDFKEVISVLDASLPDSTWTFESQQVSL
- the LOC111947997 gene encoding protocadherin gamma-C5-like, translating into MTKRKGYVHWRWQALWWHHFFLLWSTTNGQTRYSIQEELKQGSVVGNLARDLGLGLSEIFERKLRVASEAGEQYFSVDAGRGELLVNDRIDREDLCGQSASCVLPLQVVIEDPLQLFRVEVEILDINDNPPRFPSNQINLEIAESTVVGVRFPLESAVDLDVGSNSLKSYSLSKDDSFSVRVKDVAGERKVPELILAKVLDREKKAVHKLILTAQDGGNPVKSGTVQIIVTVLDNNDNVPVFEKTSYKVSVSENAEKGELIVQTKATDADDGQNGEIEYSFGARTPEAVLSVFTIDSVSGTVFLKGRLDFETAVNYELDVSAKDKGTPRMEGHCTVHVDILDVNDNSPEIIFTSHPKPVREDSSNGTVIALLSVRDLDSGENGKVTLAVQKNSNFALKPSFSQNYALVTNGVLDREKISEYNIEITATDSGIPPLSSKKKIPVSITDVNDNPPVFTQRSYNVYLKENEVPGSILFSVSASDLDSGENAKISYSILDSKVQDVSVSSYVYMNSENGSIYSMHSFDYEKLKVFEIHVQAKDQGSPSLSSNATVHVFILDQNDNAPAVIYPSSAALGSLSHQRMPRSAKAGHLVTKVTAVDADSGHNAWISYRLAEATDASLFTVSLYTGEVRTKRAVSEQDDSSQRLILEIKDDGEPLQSATVTVSILLEDALHEPISELRHHKASEPSKKTGRITLYLILSLASVSVLSLLTFVILAVKCMRNSRSSGSCCCMRRSDSDDYKNPNRNLQIQLNTDGPIKYVEVLGGDMMSQSQSFRSCMSPMSEYSDFTLIKPSSTTDFKEVISVLDASLPDSTWTFESQQVSHN